The Glycine max cultivar Williams 82 chromosome 12, Glycine_max_v4.0, whole genome shotgun sequence genome window below encodes:
- the LOC100802408 gene encoding disease resistance protein RUN1 isoform X1, translating into MIKQPTPSLCSFTCGWTYDVFLSFSGIDTRHSFTDNLYNSLKQRGIHAFIDDEGLRRGEEITPTLLKAIRESRIGIIVFSKSYASSTYCLDELVEILECLKVEGRLVWPVFYDVDPSQVRYQTGTYAEALAKHKERFQDDKGKVQKWRKALHEAANLSGWHFQHGSESEYKFIKKIVDEASKKINRTPLHVADNPVGLESSVLEVMSLLGSGSEVSMVGIYGIGGIGKTTVARAAYNMIADQFEGLCFLADIREKAISKHRLVQLQETLLSDILGEKDIKVGDVSRGIPIIERRLRKKKVLLILDDVDKLVQLQVLAGGYCWFGSGSKIIITTRDKKLLATHGVVKLHEVKQLNDEKAFELFSWHAFKRNKFDPSYVDILNRAVFYACGLPLALEVIGSHLFGKSLDECNSALDKYERIPHRGIHDILKVSYDGLEEDEKGIFLDIACFFNTCNMRFVKQMLHARGFHAEDGIRVLSDKSLIKIDESGCVKMHDLIQHMGREIVRQESKLKPRKRSRLWLDEDIVRVLEENKGTDKIEAIMLNVRDKKEVQWSGKAFKKMKNLKILVIIGQAIFSSIPQHLPNSLRVLEWSSYPSPSLPPDFNPKELEILNMPQSCLEFFQPLKRFESLISVNFEDCKFLTELHSLCEVPFLRHLSLDNCTNLIKVHDSVGFLDNLLFLSAIGCTQLEILVPCIKLESLEFLDLTECFRLKSFPEVVGKMDKIKDVYLDKTGITKLPHSIGNLVGLERLYLRQCTQLYQLPISIHILPNVEVITDYGKRGFQLFEGYHEDKEKVSSEKSPSAMVDYNEGSFIYLDLCFPYISFHNVIEVCSPNPLECHNFGFLFKLLQAGSLNWYKPGSRTSSMQFWFRKKFPKIALCFSVEAYINRASWVLDFEFTLLINGTKQFSSSCNYITCKWNPILWCDLQCKEEGVFSKHEWNEVEILCDVKYPIPCGERVMVTARNKIGSLNWSLIYVYEEGNNMEDVEFKSSMLSFPFFGVKPMSSLPGCLYYQVV; encoded by the exons ATGATAAAGCAGCCAACACCATCCTTGTGTTCCTTCACATGTGGATGGACTTATGATGTGTTCCTCAGTTTTAGTGGCATAGATACTCGCCATAGTTTCACGGACAATCTCTACAATTCTCTTAAACAAAGGGGAATCCATGCTTTCATTGACGATGAAGGGCTTAGAAGAGGGGAGGAAATTACACCAACTCTTCTCAAAGCCATCCGAGAATCTAGGATCGGCATCATTGTTTTCTCCAAGAGCTATGCATCCTCAACATATTGTTTGGATGAACTTGTTGAGATCCTTGAGTGCTTAAAGGTTGAAGGTCGATTGGTTTGGCCGGTTTTTTATGATGTGGATCCGTCACAAGTTCGGTATCAGACTGGGACTTATGCAGAAGCTTTGGCAAAGCATAAAGAAAGGTTTCAAGATGACAAGGGCAAGGTGCAAAAATGGAGGAAGGCTTTGCACGAAGCAGCTAATCTATCAGGATGGCATTTCCAACACGG GTCTGAATCAGAatataagtttattaaaaaGATTGTTGATGAGGCCTCTAAGAAGATCAATCGCACTCCTTTACATGTTGCTGATAACCCAGTTGGGCTAGAGTCTTCAGTGCTAGAAGTGATGTCTCTCCTAGGATCTGGGTCCGAGGTCAGCATGGTTGGTATTTATGGTATTGGAGGAATAGGTAAGACCACAGTTGCTCGTGCTGCATATAACATGATTGCTGATCAATTTGAAGGTTTGTGTTTTCTTGCTGACATTAGAGAAAAAGCCATTAGCAAGCATCGTCTTGTACAACTCCAAGAAACACTACTTTCTGATATACTTGGGGAGAAGGATATCAAAGTTGGAGATGTCAGTAGAGGAATTCCGATCATAGAAAGGAGGCTTCGAAAAAAGAAGGTCCTTTTGATTTTGGATGATGTTGACAAATTGGTGCAGTTACAGGTACTTGCTGGAGGATACTGTTGGTTTGGCTCTGGCAGCAAGATTATAATCACAACAAGAGACAAAAAGTTGCTAGCTACTCATGGGGTTGTAAAATTGCATGAGGTTAAACAGTTAAATGATGAAAAAGCTTTTGAATTGTTTAGTTGGCATGCctttaaaagaaacaaatttgaCCCAAGTTATGTGGATATTTTAAACCGTGCAGTTTTTTATGCATGTGGCCTTCCATTGGCTTTGGAAGTGATAGGTTCTCACTTATTTGGGAAAAGTTTAGATGAATGTAATTCTGCATTAGATAAATATGAAAGAATTCCTCATAGAGGGATCCATGATATACTTAAAGTGAGTTATGATGGTTTGGAAGAAGATGAAAAGGGAATTTTCCTTGACATTGCTTGCTTTTTCAATACTTGTAATATGCGGTTTGTCAAACAAATGCTACATGCTCGTGGTTTTCATGCAGAAGATGGTATTAGAGTGTTGTCTGACAAATCTCTCATAAAGATTGATGAGTCTGGTTGTGTGAAAATGCATGACTTAATTCAGCACATGGGCAGGGAAATTGTAAggcaagaatcaaaattaaagcCTAGAAAACGCAGTAGATTGTGGCTTGATGAGGATATTGTTCGTGTTTTGGAAGAAAATAAG GGAACTGATAAAATTGAAGCCATTATGCTCAATGTCCGTGACAAGAAAGAAGTGCAGTGGAGTGGAAAAGCcttcaagaaaatgaaaaacctCAAAATTCTGGTTATTATTGGGCAAGCAATCTTTTCTTCAATCCCCCAACATCTGCCAAATAGTTTGAGAGTGCTGGAATGGAGTTCTTATCCATCACCATCTTTACCACCTGATTTCAATCCTAAAGAACTTGAGATACTCAACATGCCTCAGAGTTGCCTAGAATTCTTCCAACCACTCAAG AGGTTTGAATCCTTGATTTCAGTTAATTTTGAAGATTGCAAGTTCCTAACTGAATTACATAGCCTCTGTGAAGTACCATTCCTAAGACATCTTTCTCTTGATAACTGCACCAATTTAATTAAAGTTCATGATTCTGTTGGGTTTCTTGACAATCTCCTCTTCTTGAGTGCTATAGGATGCACTCAGCTTGAAATTCTAGTACCCTGCATCAAGCTGGAATCTCTCGAGTTTCTAGATCTCACGGAGTGCTTTCGTCTTAAAAGCTTCCCAGAAGTAGTGGGAAAGatggataaaataaaagatgtttATTTAGACAAGACTGGGATAACCAAATTGCCACATTCAATTGGAAATCTTGTTGGGCTTGAACGATTGTACCTGAGGCAATGCACACAGCTTTATCAACTACCAATTAGTATCCATATATTGCCTAATGTTGAAGTGATAACAGATTATGGTAAGAGGGGATTTCAATTATTTGAAGGATACCATGAAGACAAAGAAAAGGTGAGTTCAGAAAAATCTCCAAGTGCCATGGTTGACTATAATGAAGGTTCGTTTATTTACCTTGATTTGTGTTTTCCATACATAAGCTTCCATAATGTGATCGAAGTATGTAGTCCCAATCCACTTGAGTGTCAtaattttggtttcttgtttaaACTGCTTCAAGCTGGGAGCTTGAATTGGTACAAGCCAGGAAGCAGGACATCATCAATGCAATTCTGGTTCCGGAAGAAATTCCCCAAGATAGCTCTATGTTTTAGTGTAGAAGCCTACATTAATAGAGCCAGTTGGGTGTTGGATTTTGAGTTTACTTTACTCATCAATGGCACTAAGCAATTCAGTTCTTCATGTAACTACATAACTTGTAAGTGGAATCCAATTCTTTGGTGTGATCTACAATGCAAAGAGGAGGGGGTATTTTCTAAGCATGAATGGAATGAAGTTGAGATTTTATGTGACGTCAAATACCCGATACCATGTGGCGAGAGGGTTATGGTCACAGCAAGGAACAAAATTGGAAGTCTAAACTGGTCCCTAATTTATGTCTATGAGGAGGGAAACAATATGGAGGATGTTGAATTCAAAAGTTCCATGCtcagttttccattctttggtgTAAAACCTATGTCCTCCTTACCTGGTTGCTTGTATTATCAAGTTGTATAA
- the LOC100802408 gene encoding disease resistance protein RPV1 isoform X2: protein MIKQPTPSLCSFTCGWTYDVFLSFSGIDTRHSFTDNLYNSLKQRGIHAFIDDEGLRRGEEITPTLLKAIRESRIGIIVFSKSYASSTYCLDELVEILECLKVEGRLVWPVFYDVDPSQVRYQTGTYAEALAKHKERFQDDKGKVQKWRKALHEAANLSGWHFQHGSESEYKFIKKIVDEASKKINRTPLHVADNPVGLESSVLEVMSLLGSGSEVSMVGIYGIGGIGKTTVARAAYNMIADQFEGLCFLADIREKAISKHRLVQLQETLLSDILGEKDIKVGDVSRGIPIIERRLRKKKVLLILDDVDKLVQLQVLAGGYCWFGSGSKIIITTRDKKLLATHGVVKLHEVKQLNDEKAFELFSWHAFKRNKFDPSYVDILNRAVFYACGLPLALEVIGSHLFGKSLDECNSALDKYERIPHRGIHDILKVSYDGLEEDEKGIFLDIACFFNTCNMRFVKQMLHARGFHAEDGIRVLSDKSLIKIDESGCVKMHDLIQHMGREIVRQESKLKPRKRSRLWLDEDIVRVLEENKKEVQWSGKAFKKMKNLKILVIIGQAIFSSIPQHLPNSLRVLEWSSYPSPSLPPDFNPKELEILNMPQSCLEFFQPLKRFESLISVNFEDCKFLTELHSLCEVPFLRHLSLDNCTNLIKVHDSVGFLDNLLFLSAIGCTQLEILVPCIKLESLEFLDLTECFRLKSFPEVVGKMDKIKDVYLDKTGITKLPHSIGNLVGLERLYLRQCTQLYQLPISIHILPNVEVITDYGKRGFQLFEGYHEDKEKVSSEKSPSAMVDYNEGSFIYLDLCFPYISFHNVIEVCSPNPLECHNFGFLFKLLQAGSLNWYKPGSRTSSMQFWFRKKFPKIALCFSVEAYINRASWVLDFEFTLLINGTKQFSSSCNYITCKWNPILWCDLQCKEEGVFSKHEWNEVEILCDVKYPIPCGERVMVTARNKIGSLNWSLIYVYEEGNNMEDVEFKSSMLSFPFFGVKPMSSLPGCLYYQVV, encoded by the exons ATGATAAAGCAGCCAACACCATCCTTGTGTTCCTTCACATGTGGATGGACTTATGATGTGTTCCTCAGTTTTAGTGGCATAGATACTCGCCATAGTTTCACGGACAATCTCTACAATTCTCTTAAACAAAGGGGAATCCATGCTTTCATTGACGATGAAGGGCTTAGAAGAGGGGAGGAAATTACACCAACTCTTCTCAAAGCCATCCGAGAATCTAGGATCGGCATCATTGTTTTCTCCAAGAGCTATGCATCCTCAACATATTGTTTGGATGAACTTGTTGAGATCCTTGAGTGCTTAAAGGTTGAAGGTCGATTGGTTTGGCCGGTTTTTTATGATGTGGATCCGTCACAAGTTCGGTATCAGACTGGGACTTATGCAGAAGCTTTGGCAAAGCATAAAGAAAGGTTTCAAGATGACAAGGGCAAGGTGCAAAAATGGAGGAAGGCTTTGCACGAAGCAGCTAATCTATCAGGATGGCATTTCCAACACGG GTCTGAATCAGAatataagtttattaaaaaGATTGTTGATGAGGCCTCTAAGAAGATCAATCGCACTCCTTTACATGTTGCTGATAACCCAGTTGGGCTAGAGTCTTCAGTGCTAGAAGTGATGTCTCTCCTAGGATCTGGGTCCGAGGTCAGCATGGTTGGTATTTATGGTATTGGAGGAATAGGTAAGACCACAGTTGCTCGTGCTGCATATAACATGATTGCTGATCAATTTGAAGGTTTGTGTTTTCTTGCTGACATTAGAGAAAAAGCCATTAGCAAGCATCGTCTTGTACAACTCCAAGAAACACTACTTTCTGATATACTTGGGGAGAAGGATATCAAAGTTGGAGATGTCAGTAGAGGAATTCCGATCATAGAAAGGAGGCTTCGAAAAAAGAAGGTCCTTTTGATTTTGGATGATGTTGACAAATTGGTGCAGTTACAGGTACTTGCTGGAGGATACTGTTGGTTTGGCTCTGGCAGCAAGATTATAATCACAACAAGAGACAAAAAGTTGCTAGCTACTCATGGGGTTGTAAAATTGCATGAGGTTAAACAGTTAAATGATGAAAAAGCTTTTGAATTGTTTAGTTGGCATGCctttaaaagaaacaaatttgaCCCAAGTTATGTGGATATTTTAAACCGTGCAGTTTTTTATGCATGTGGCCTTCCATTGGCTTTGGAAGTGATAGGTTCTCACTTATTTGGGAAAAGTTTAGATGAATGTAATTCTGCATTAGATAAATATGAAAGAATTCCTCATAGAGGGATCCATGATATACTTAAAGTGAGTTATGATGGTTTGGAAGAAGATGAAAAGGGAATTTTCCTTGACATTGCTTGCTTTTTCAATACTTGTAATATGCGGTTTGTCAAACAAATGCTACATGCTCGTGGTTTTCATGCAGAAGATGGTATTAGAGTGTTGTCTGACAAATCTCTCATAAAGATTGATGAGTCTGGTTGTGTGAAAATGCATGACTTAATTCAGCACATGGGCAGGGAAATTGTAAggcaagaatcaaaattaaagcCTAGAAAACGCAGTAGATTGTGGCTTGATGAGGATATTGTTCGTGTTTTGGAAGAAAATAAG AAAGAAGTGCAGTGGAGTGGAAAAGCcttcaagaaaatgaaaaacctCAAAATTCTGGTTATTATTGGGCAAGCAATCTTTTCTTCAATCCCCCAACATCTGCCAAATAGTTTGAGAGTGCTGGAATGGAGTTCTTATCCATCACCATCTTTACCACCTGATTTCAATCCTAAAGAACTTGAGATACTCAACATGCCTCAGAGTTGCCTAGAATTCTTCCAACCACTCAAG AGGTTTGAATCCTTGATTTCAGTTAATTTTGAAGATTGCAAGTTCCTAACTGAATTACATAGCCTCTGTGAAGTACCATTCCTAAGACATCTTTCTCTTGATAACTGCACCAATTTAATTAAAGTTCATGATTCTGTTGGGTTTCTTGACAATCTCCTCTTCTTGAGTGCTATAGGATGCACTCAGCTTGAAATTCTAGTACCCTGCATCAAGCTGGAATCTCTCGAGTTTCTAGATCTCACGGAGTGCTTTCGTCTTAAAAGCTTCCCAGAAGTAGTGGGAAAGatggataaaataaaagatgtttATTTAGACAAGACTGGGATAACCAAATTGCCACATTCAATTGGAAATCTTGTTGGGCTTGAACGATTGTACCTGAGGCAATGCACACAGCTTTATCAACTACCAATTAGTATCCATATATTGCCTAATGTTGAAGTGATAACAGATTATGGTAAGAGGGGATTTCAATTATTTGAAGGATACCATGAAGACAAAGAAAAGGTGAGTTCAGAAAAATCTCCAAGTGCCATGGTTGACTATAATGAAGGTTCGTTTATTTACCTTGATTTGTGTTTTCCATACATAAGCTTCCATAATGTGATCGAAGTATGTAGTCCCAATCCACTTGAGTGTCAtaattttggtttcttgtttaaACTGCTTCAAGCTGGGAGCTTGAATTGGTACAAGCCAGGAAGCAGGACATCATCAATGCAATTCTGGTTCCGGAAGAAATTCCCCAAGATAGCTCTATGTTTTAGTGTAGAAGCCTACATTAATAGAGCCAGTTGGGTGTTGGATTTTGAGTTTACTTTACTCATCAATGGCACTAAGCAATTCAGTTCTTCATGTAACTACATAACTTGTAAGTGGAATCCAATTCTTTGGTGTGATCTACAATGCAAAGAGGAGGGGGTATTTTCTAAGCATGAATGGAATGAAGTTGAGATTTTATGTGACGTCAAATACCCGATACCATGTGGCGAGAGGGTTATGGTCACAGCAAGGAACAAAATTGGAAGTCTAAACTGGTCCCTAATTTATGTCTATGAGGAGGGAAACAATATGGAGGATGTTGAATTCAAAAGTTCCATGCtcagttttccattctttggtgTAAAACCTATGTCCTCCTTACCTGGTTGCTTGTATTATCAAGTTGTATAA
- the LOC100802928 gene encoding G-type lectin S-receptor-like serine/threonine-protein kinase LECRK3, with product MSVLAVWFPKDPHRTIVWYAKYKQTSDLGTMHAVSSMQKSLAFPSDSTVKLTNKGIVLYDQNGQEMWHRPKNNSIALVRCASMLDSGNFVLLDETGKHVWESFEEPTDTFLPGQILAKPKSFRARHSNTSFYDGSFELAWQSDYNFVLYYSPQSSVTREAYWATQTNSYDESLLVFNESGHMYIKRSNTGKVIREVLYGGSEEFLYMARIDPDGLFRLYRHRKDDDTIADSCSSGWWSVVDRYPKDICLSITMQTGNAICGYNSYCITINGNPSCECPDIFSSFDHDNNLKTCRPDFPLPSCNKDGWEQNKDLVDFKEYQNLDWPLSDYDKLVGTAMDKDMCRQKCLEDCFCAVAIYGEGQCWKKKYPLSNGRKHPNVTRIALVKIPKTGLNKDGTGSLGNGREQSTIVLVISILLGSSVFLNVILLVALFAAFYIFYHKKLLNSPNLSAATIRYYTYKELEEATTGFKQMLGRGAFGTVYKGVLKSDTSRYVAVKRLDKVVQEGEKEFKTEVSVIGQTHHRNLVRLLGYCDEEEHRLLVYEYMNNGSLACFLFGISRPHWNQRVQIALGIARGLTYLHEECSTQIIHCDIKPQNILLDELFTPRIADFGLAKLLLAEQSKATKTGLRGTVGYFAPEWFRKASITTKVDVYSFGVVLLEIICCKSSVSFAMASEEETLIDWAYRCYSQGKVAKLVENDEEAKKDIKRVEKHVMVAIWCIQEDPSLRPSMKKVTQMLEGVTTVSLPPRPAIFSSSSFETSFTL from the exons ATGTCCGTGCTTGCAGTTTGGTTTCCCAAAGACCCCCACCGAACCATAGTATGGTAtgcaaaatacaaacaaacttCAGATCTTGGTACGATGCACGCTGTTTCCAGTATGCAAAAAAGTCTTGCTTTTCCTTCAGATTCCACAGTGAAGCTAACAAACAAAGGAATTGTATTGTATGACCAAAATGGCCAAGAGATGTGGCACCGTCCAAAAAACAACAGCATTGCCTTAGTAAGATGTGCTTCTATGTTAGACAGTGGAAATTTTGTGCTTCTGGATGAAACTGGCAAACACGTTTGGGAGAGCTTTGAAGAGCCCACAGATACCTTTTTGCCTGGTCAGATTCTGGCTAAGCCTAAAAGCTTCAGAGCCCGTCATTCTAACACAAGTTTTTATGATGGGAGTTTCGAACTCGCTTGGCAGAGcgattacaatttcgttctttaCTATTCACCACAATCAAGCGTTACACGTGAAGCTTACTGGGCCACTCAAACTAACAGCTATGATGAATCTCTGCTCGTCTTCAATGAGTCTGGACACATGTACATAAAAAGAAGTAACACGGGTAAAGTGATCCGTGAAGTCTTATATGGTGGATCAGAAGAGTTCTTGTACATGGCTAGAATTGATCCTGATGGGCTTTTCAGACTATATCGACACCGCAAAG ATGATGACACAATTGCTGATAGCTGCAGTTCGGGATGGTGGAGTGTGGTGGATCGATATCCGAAAGATATTTGCCTTTCCATCACGATGCAAACTGGGAATGCTATCTGCGGTTATAACAGCTACTGCATTACCATCAACGGGAATCCTAGTTGTGAGTGCCcggatattttttcttctttcgatCATGACAATAATCTCAAAACTTGTAGACCAGATTTTCCACTGCCCAGCTGCAACAAAGACGGGTGGGAGCAGAATAAGGATCTTGTAGATTTCAAAGAGTATCAAAATTTGGACTGGCCTCTCTCTGATTATGACAAGCTGGTTGGAACTGCAATGGACAAAGATATGTGTAGACAAAAGTGCCTAGAAGATTGCTTTTGTGCTGTGGCCATATATGGTGAGGGACAATGTTGGAAGAAGAAGTATCCTTTGAGCAATGGAAGGAAGCACCCTAATGTTACTAGAATAGCTCTTGTCAAGATACCTAAAACAGGTTTAAACAAGGATGGGACTGGGAGTCTTGGGAATGGGAGAGAACAGTCTACAATTGTTCTTGTCATATCAATACTCCTTGGAAGCTCAGTGTTCCTCAATGTCATTCTATTAGTTGCTTTGTTTGCTGCCTTTTACATTTTCTACCACAAGAAGCTTTTGAATAGTCCAAACTTGTCAGCTGCCACAATAAGGTACTATACGTACAAGGAGCTTGAAGAAGCAACTACAGGGTTCAAACAAATGTTGGGTCGCGGTGCTTTTGGAACAGTCTATAAAGGGGTGTTGAAATCAGACACAAGCAGGTATGTTGCTGTGAAGAGGCTAGATAAGGTGGTGCAAGAAGGTGAGAAGGAGTTCAAAACAGAAGTTAGTGTGATTGGACAAACCCACCACAGAAACTTGGTTCGTTTACTTGGTTACTGTGATGAAGAGGAGCATCGTCTTCTGGTGTATGAGTACATGAACAATGGCTCCTTGGCttgctttctctttgggatCTCAAGGCCTCATTGGAACCAAAGAGTGCAAATTGCTTTGGGGATTGCAAGAGGTCTCACATATTTGCATGAAGAATGCAGCACTCAGATCATTCATTGTGACATAAAACCTCAAAATATACTCTTAGACGAGTTGTTCACGCCTAGGATTGCTGATTTTGGGTTGGCTAAGTTGTTGCTGGCTGAACAATCTAAAGCTACTAAGACGGGTTTGAGAGGGACTGTTGGTTACTTTGCACCTGAGTGGTTTAGGAAAGCTTCAATCACAACCAAAGTAGATGTTTACAGCTTTGGAGTGGTGCTGTTAGAGATCATATGTTGCAAGTCAAGTGTTTCCTTTGCAATGGCTAGTGAAGAAGAGACACTTATAGATTGGGCGTATCGTTGTTATAGCCAAGGGAAGGTAGCTAAGTTGGTAGAAAATGATGAGGAGGCAAAGAAAGACATAAAGAGGGTGGAAAAGCATGTGATGGTAGCAATTTGGTGCATTCAAGAGGATCCTTCGCTGAGACCCTCCATGAAGAAAGTTACGCAAATGCTTGAGGGTGTGACAACAGTTTCTTTGCCACCTCGCCCTGCCATATTCAGTTCATCATCGTTTGAAACATCATTTACTTTGTAA
- the LOC100791651 gene encoding protein EMSY-LIKE 3 encodes MDYEPYDSSGTDDDLPPTHQNRISRGGGGRLAGNGRSAVASIPYPRMYGEIDMETQIHQLEQEAYSSVLRAFKAQADAITWEKESLITELRKELRLSNEEHRELLGRVNADDVIRRIREWRQAGGHQPGVLSTGQGLHDSIPSPTVSASRKKQKITPSVPPSRSFGGPSPPFHPQTVTAPHQPSSSAAKRGSAPGSKGKKHKPGQILPGVSSMKQYPSSGPGGRNQVSNRAVMGEHAEGASFDSLVGRRVRTRWPDDNNFYEAVITNYNPADGRHNLVYDMGSANETWEWVNLSEISPEDIQWVGEDPGINHRGGFGGPGHGMNRSVGRDGVPGAGRGRGAAKGQSRKDFLSSQNGLGKKVHDDIQILHTDTLIKEVERVFSANHPDPLEVEKAKKVLKDHEQALIDAIAKLNDLSDGESDGAGHHFSHAQSMDRE; translated from the exons ATGGACTACGAACCCTACGACAGTAGCG GAACTGATGATGACCTTCCACCAACCCATCAAAATAGAATTTCCAGGGGAGGAGGAGGACGTCTGGCTGGGAATGGGAGATCTGCTGTTGCTTCAATTCCTTACCCAAGGATGTACGGTGAAATTGATATGGAGACCCAAATTCATCAGCTTGAGCAAGAAGCATACAGTTCAGTTCTAAGAGCTTTTAAAGCTCAAGCCGATGCCATTACTTGG GAGAAAGAAAGTTTGATTACAGAGCTGAGAAAAGAACTTAGATTGTCAAATGAGGAGCACAGAGAACTTCTAGGTCGGGTTAATGCAGATGATGTGATACGGAGGATAAG GGAATGGAGACAGGCAGGTGGCCATCAGCCTGGTGTACTTAGTACTGGTCAAGGTCTTCATGATTCAATTCCCAGTCCCACAGTCTCTGCTTCTCGCAAAAAGCAGAAGATTACACCATCTGTACCACCATCACGATCTTTTGGTGGGCCTTCTCCTCCTTTTCACCCCCAAACAGTGACTGCGCCCCACCAACCATCTTCTTCTGCAGCGAAACGAGGATCTGCTCCTGGGTCAAAGGGAAAGAAGCACAAACCT GGTCAAATATTACCTGGTGTCTCTTCAATGAAGCAGTATCCTTCATCAGGACCAGGTGGAAGGAATCAAGTATCTAATAGAGCTGTCATGGGTGAGCATGCTGAGGGAGCATCATTTGATTCGTTGGTTGGTAGGAGAGTGCGGACAAGGTGGCCTGACGACAATAACTTCTATGAAGCTGTTATCACGAACTACAATCCAGCCGAT GGACGACATAATTTGGTCTATGACATGGGGAGTGCAAATGAAACATGGGAATGGGTTAATCTATCAGAG ATATCTCCTGAAGATATTCAGTGGGTAGGTGAGGATCCTGGAATCAATCATCGTGGGGGTTTTGGGGGCCCTGGTCATGGGATGAATAGGTCTGTTGGACGAGATGGTGTTCCAGGAGCTGGAAGAGGTAGAGGAGCTGCAAAGGGGCAATCCAGAAAAGATTTTTTGTCATCACAAAATGGCCTAGGAAAGAAGGTGCATGATGATATACAAATACTTCACACAGACACACTAATCAAGGAG GTGGAGAGGGTATTCAGTGCAAATCACCCTGATCCCCTTGAAGTTGAGAAAGCAAAGAAAGTATTGAAG GATCATGAGCAGGCTCTTATTGATGCAATTGCAAAACTTAATGATCTTTCTGACGGTGAAAGTG ATGGGGCTGGCCACCATTTCTCACATGCTCAATCAATGGATCGAGAGTGA
- the LOC100803998 gene encoding zeaxanthin epoxidase, chloroplastic: MLFQVFLQIPLTQASANDFFYQSVIDQWLLCKILCACTSQVQLQGSIRYRYDYGYPHHHDKISKQKYYSVRVVESGNEVVLPNLEEEKKKKLRVLVDGGGIGGLVLALAAKHRGYEVKVFEKDLSAVRGEGRHRGPIQLLSIALAVLEAIDQRVARQIMEAGRVTGNRTNGLADGLS, translated from the coding sequence ATGTTGTTTCAAGTTTTTTTACAAATTCCACTCACACAAGCATCTGCTAATGACTTCTTCTACCAATCCGTTATTGATCAATGGCTTCTGTGCAAAATCCTGTGTGCATGCACTAGTCAGGTTCAACTCCAGGGTTCAATTAGATATAGATATGATTATGGATACCCCCATCACCATGACAAGATCAGTAAGCAAAAGTATTATTCTGTCAGAGTAGTTGAAAGTGGGAATGAGGTGGTTCTTCCAAATttagaggaagagaagaagaagaaactgaGAGTGTTGGTGGATGGTGGGGGCATTGGTGGCCTTGTTTTGGCTCTGGCTGCAAAGCACAGAGGGTATGAAGTGAAGGTATTTGAGAAGGATTTAAGTGCTGTTAGAGGAGAAGGTAGGCACCGTGGCCCAATTCAACTCTTGAGCATTGCCCTTGCTGTGTTGGAAGCCATCGATCAGAGGGTTGCAAGGCAGATAATGGAGGCAGGCCGTGTTACTGGCAATAGGACTAATGGCCTTGCTGATGGTCTATCTTGA
- the LOC121173230 gene encoding zeaxanthin epoxidase, chloroplastic-like yields the protein MALQDILVNAVGSNILRNKSKVVDFIQEPSKIRVILENGEHHDGDILIGADGIWSEVRSKLFGRQEANYSGLTCYRWWELE from the exons ATGGCACTGCAAGATATATTAGTGAATGCAGTTGGTTCCAACATACTTAGAAACAAATCTAAAGTTGTGGATTTTATTCAGGAGCCTAGCAAG ATTAGAGTGATCCTTGAAAATGGAGAGCACCATGATGGTGATATTTTAATAGGAGCAGATGGAATATGGTCAGAA GTGCGTTCGAAACTCTTTGGGCGGCAAGAAGCAAATTACTCGGGTTTGACATGCTATAGGTGGTGGGAATTGGAGTAG